A single region of the Rhodoligotrophos defluvii genome encodes:
- the ychF gene encoding redox-regulated ATPase YchF, with protein sequence MGFRCGIVGLPNVGKSTLFNALTQTAAAQAANYPFCTIEPNVGDVAVPDPRLEKLADIAKSREIIPTRLTFVDIAGLVRGASKGEGLGNQFLANIREVDAIAHVLRCFEDEDVTHVEGKVDPLRDAEIVETELMLADLESLERRRVAIEKKAKSGEKEAKAALELIDRALVLLREGKPARLAEVPEDQAAAWRGLGLITTKPVLYVCNVEEASAAAGNQHSAKVLEKAAAEGAGAVVISAQIESELAQLDEAERQDYLAELGLDEPGLNRLIREGYRLLDLITYFTVGPKEARAWTVRRSTPAPKAAGVIHSDFEKGFIRAETIAYDDYVALNGEAGAKEAGRMRLEGKDYLVRDGDVMHFRFAT encoded by the coding sequence ATGGGGTTCCGCTGCGGTATCGTCGGGCTGCCCAATGTGGGCAAGTCGACCCTGTTCAACGCCCTGACCCAGACGGCGGCGGCGCAGGCGGCGAATTATCCCTTCTGCACGATCGAGCCGAATGTGGGCGACGTGGCGGTGCCCGATCCGCGGCTCGAGAAGCTGGCTGACATTGCGAAGTCGCGGGAGATCATTCCGACGCGGTTGACCTTCGTCGACATCGCGGGGCTGGTGCGTGGCGCCTCCAAGGGCGAAGGGCTGGGCAATCAGTTCCTCGCCAATATTCGGGAAGTGGATGCCATCGCTCACGTGCTACGCTGCTTCGAGGACGAGGACGTGACCCATGTGGAGGGCAAGGTTGATCCCTTGCGGGATGCGGAGATCGTCGAGACGGAGCTGATGCTGGCTGATCTCGAGAGCCTGGAGCGCCGGCGGGTGGCAATCGAGAAGAAGGCGAAGTCAGGCGAGAAGGAAGCGAAGGCGGCGCTTGAGCTGATCGACAGGGCGCTCGTGCTGCTGCGGGAAGGAAAGCCCGCGCGTCTCGCCGAGGTGCCCGAGGACCAGGCCGCCGCGTGGAGAGGCCTGGGGCTCATCACCACCAAGCCGGTGCTCTATGTGTGCAATGTGGAGGAGGCATCGGCGGCTGCGGGCAACCAGCACTCCGCGAAGGTTTTGGAGAAGGCGGCGGCGGAAGGGGCGGGGGCCGTGGTGATCTCGGCGCAGATCGAGTCCGAGCTCGCCCAGCTCGACGAGGCGGAGCGCCAGGATTATCTGGCCGAGCTGGGCCTCGACGAGCCCGGCCTCAACCGGCTGATCCGGGAGGGTTACCGGCTGCTCGACCTGATCACCTATTTCACGGTGGGACCGAAGGAGGCGCGCGCCTGGACGGTGCGCAGATCAACCCCGGCACCCAAGGCGGCCGGCGTGATCCACAGCGATTTCGAGAAGGGCTTCATCCGCGCCGAGACGATTGCCTATGACGACTACGTTGCGCTCAACGGAGAGGCCGGGGCGAAGGAGGCGGGGCGCATGCGGCTGGAAGGCAAGGACTATCTGGTGCGCGATGGCGACGTCATGCATTTCCGCTTCGCAACTTGA
- the pth gene encoding aminoacyl-tRNA hydrolase: MTMVIIVGLGNPGPKYQHNRHNIGFMVVDAIHRRHGRFGPWRKRFQGEISEGELDGVRAVLLKPQTYVNESGRSVGELLRFYKAEPTDVVVFYDELDLAPGKLRIKLGGGAAGHNGIKSIIAHIGPHFTRVRVGIGHPGDRDLVLGHVLGDFAKADAAWLDPLLDAIAEHAPLLVTDKPETFQNRVHTALKPPAAPAGEKGKADTRADIAEKD, encoded by the coding sequence ATGACGATGGTCATTATCGTCGGCCTGGGCAATCCAGGCCCCAAATACCAGCACAATCGGCATAATATCGGCTTCATGGTGGTGGACGCGATCCACCGCCGGCACGGCCGTTTCGGGCCGTGGCGCAAGCGGTTTCAGGGCGAGATCTCGGAAGGCGAGCTCGACGGCGTCCGCGCCGTGCTCCTGAAGCCGCAGACCTATGTGAACGAATCCGGCCGCTCGGTGGGCGAGCTCCTGCGCTTCTACAAGGCCGAGCCCACGGACGTGGTCGTGTTCTACGACGAGCTCGACCTGGCGCCGGGCAAGCTGCGCATCAAGCTGGGCGGCGGTGCGGCCGGGCATAACGGGATCAAGTCGATCATCGCTCATATCGGGCCGCATTTCACACGGGTGCGGGTGGGCATCGGCCATCCCGGCGACCGGGATCTGGTGCTGGGCCATGTGCTGGGTGACTTCGCCAAGGCGGACGCGGCCTGGCTCGACCCGCTGCTGGATGCGATCGCCGAGCACGCGCCGCTGCTGGTGACCGACAAGCCCGAGACATTTCAAAACCGCGTGCATACCGCGCTCAAGCCGCCTGCCGCCCCGGCGGGCGAGAAGGGCAAGGCGGATACGCGCGCGGACATTGCCGAGAAGGACTGA
- a CDS encoding 50S ribosomal protein L25/general stress protein Ctc: MAQTHALTAVVRDRAGKGAARAVRRQGRVPGVIYGAKQEPQLISLAYKDLMKEVETGRFLSTIYTLDVNGDKVQVLPRDVQFEPVRDFLIHVDFLRVAKDSHITVAVPVVFANEERSPGIKRGGVLNIVRHEIELDCPADNIPEEITIDLTGTDIGDSIHISAVKLPEGVKPTITDRDFTIATIATPAAGVEEAAEEGAEGEGETPAA, from the coding sequence ATGGCGCAGACACATGCATTGACTGCCGTCGTGCGTGACCGGGCCGGCAAGGGGGCCGCTCGTGCCGTACGTCGTCAGGGGCGGGTTCCCGGCGTGATCTATGGTGCGAAGCAAGAGCCGCAATTGATCTCGCTTGCCTATAAGGACCTCATGAAGGAAGTCGAGACCGGCCGCTTCCTGTCGACGATCTACACGCTGGACGTGAATGGCGACAAGGTGCAGGTGCTGCCGCGGGACGTGCAGTTCGAGCCGGTACGCGATTTTCTCATCCATGTGGACTTTCTCCGTGTCGCCAAGGACTCCCACATCACGGTGGCCGTGCCGGTGGTGTTCGCCAACGAAGAGCGCTCGCCCGGCATCAAGCGCGGCGGTGTGCTCAACATCGTGCGGCACGAGATCGAGCTCGATTGCCCGGCCGACAACATCCCGGAGGAGATCACCATCGATCTCACCGGCACCGATATCGGCGATTCCATCCATATCTCCGCGGTGAAGCTGCCGGAAGGCGTCAAGCCGACCATCACCGACCGCGACTTCACCATCGCCACCATCGCCACGCCGGCCGCCGGCGTCGAGGAGGCGGCGGAGGAAGGCGCCGAGGGCGAAGGCGAGACCCCGGCCGCATAG
- the uvrC gene encoding excinuclease ABC subunit UvrC, which produces MNSEVNQSIAAPGEVATRPVRTGPEVIRAVVRTAPTRPGVYRMFDAEGTLLYVGKARSLKARLQNYTRLGGHTNRIAAMISLTASMELITTATEAEALLLEANLIKSHRPRYNVVLRDDKSFPYILIARDHPVAQITKHRGARTRQGWYFGPFASAGAVNRTINALEKAFLIRSCSDSVFENRTRPCLLYQIKRCSAPCTNYIDAPDYAVLVDNAVTFLSGRSQLVKQQMARAMEEAAERLDFEQAARYRDRIAALSHVTAHQGINPQTVEEADAFGMFQQGGQTCIQVFFFRSGQNWGNRAYFLRADKDVEPGEVLESFLAQFYDDKPCPRLILLSDEIPSRELLETALATRADHKVSIAVPKRGEKRELVTHAVSNAREALGRKLAETSSQNRLLEGVARSFGMDQPPRRIEVYDNSHIQGASPVGAMVVAGRDGFIKKEYRKFNIRNLDAAGDDYAMMREVLTRRFSRLMKESAALDVDGPLDEGDAEEADAAGALEDLPAWPDLVLIDGGQGQLSAALAVLKELGVNGVTVVGVAKGPDRDAGREHFHMAGRPPFMLETRDPVLYYVQRLRDEAHRFAIGSHRARRKKAMGANPLDEIPGIGPERKRALLRAFGSARSVARASVADLAAVAGVSTALARTIYDYFHEGQK; this is translated from the coding sequence ATGAACAGCGAAGTGAACCAAAGCATTGCAGCACCGGGCGAGGTGGCCACACGCCCCGTACGAACTGGGCCGGAGGTCATCCGCGCGGTGGTCCGCACCGCGCCGACCCGGCCCGGGGTCTATCGCATGTTCGACGCAGAAGGCACCCTGCTCTATGTGGGCAAGGCCCGCAGCCTGAAAGCACGCCTCCAGAATTACACGCGCTTGGGCGGCCACACCAACCGCATCGCCGCGATGATTTCGCTCACCGCGAGCATGGAGCTGATCACCACCGCCACCGAGGCGGAGGCGCTCCTGCTCGAAGCCAATCTGATCAAGAGCCACCGGCCACGCTATAACGTGGTGCTGCGCGACGACAAGTCGTTCCCCTACATCCTCATCGCGCGCGACCACCCGGTGGCGCAGATCACCAAGCACCGGGGCGCCCGCACGCGCCAGGGCTGGTACTTCGGCCCCTTCGCCTCGGCCGGCGCGGTGAACCGCACCATCAACGCGCTGGAGAAGGCCTTCCTCATCCGCTCCTGCTCGGATTCCGTGTTCGAAAACCGCACGCGCCCTTGCCTGCTCTATCAGATCAAGCGCTGCAGTGCCCCTTGCACCAACTATATTGACGCTCCCGACTACGCCGTGCTGGTCGACAACGCCGTGACCTTCCTCTCCGGCCGCAGCCAGCTCGTGAAGCAGCAGATGGCGCGCGCCATGGAGGAAGCGGCGGAGCGGCTCGATTTCGAGCAGGCCGCCCGCTACCGCGACCGGATCGCCGCCCTGTCCCACGTGACCGCCCATCAGGGCATCAATCCGCAGACGGTCGAGGAAGCGGACGCCTTCGGCATGTTCCAGCAGGGCGGCCAGACCTGTATCCAGGTTTTCTTCTTCCGCTCCGGCCAGAACTGGGGCAATCGCGCCTATTTCCTGCGCGCGGACAAGGACGTCGAGCCGGGTGAAGTTCTGGAATCCTTTCTCGCCCAGTTCTATGACGACAAGCCCTGCCCGCGGCTGATCCTGCTCAGCGACGAGATCCCCTCGCGCGAGCTGCTCGAGACGGCGCTTGCCACCCGCGCCGACCACAAGGTGTCGATCGCGGTGCCCAAGCGCGGCGAGAAACGCGAACTCGTGACCCACGCGGTCAGCAACGCCCGCGAGGCGCTCGGCCGCAAGCTGGCCGAAACCAGCTCGCAGAACCGGTTGCTGGAGGGTGTTGCCCGTTCCTTCGGCATGGATCAGCCGCCGCGCCGCATCGAAGTCTACGACAACAGCCACATTCAAGGCGCGTCCCCCGTCGGCGCCATGGTGGTGGCGGGCCGCGACGGCTTCATCAAAAAGGAATATCGCAAGTTCAATATCCGCAACCTGGATGCCGCCGGCGACGACTACGCCATGATGCGCGAGGTGCTCACCCGCCGCTTCAGCCGCCTGATGAAGGAGTCCGCCGCCCTCGATGTGGATGGACCGTTGGATGAAGGCGATGCGGAGGAAGCGGATGCCGCGGGCGCGCTGGAGGACCTGCCGGCTTGGCCCGACCTGGTGCTCATCGATGGCGGTCAGGGCCAACTCTCTGCGGCGCTGGCCGTGCTCAAAGAGCTGGGCGTGAACGGCGTGACGGTTGTGGGTGTAGCAAAAGGACCGGATCGCGATGCCGGTCGCGAGCATTTCCACATGGCGGGCCGGCCGCCCTTCATGTTGGAAACCAGGGATCCTGTCCTTTACTATGTACAGCGGTTACGAGACGAGGCTCATCGCTTTGCCATCGGCAGCCATCGGGCGCGGCGGAAGAAAGCGATGGGAGCCAATCCACTGGACGAAATTCCGGGTATCGGACCGGAGCGCAAACGTGCTTTGCTGCGCGCCTTCGGATCGGCCCGCTCGGTCGCCCGCGCCAGTGTCGCAGATCTTGCGGCGGTGGCCGGTGTCAGCACCGCCCTGGCGCGGACGATCTATGACTATTTTCATGAAGGACAGAAGTGA
- the pgsA gene encoding CDP-diacylglycerol--glycerol-3-phosphate 3-phosphatidyltransferase, whose translation MRRRDQILNFPNFLTFGRIAAVPLIVACFFIEGDGARWLALGLFIVAAISDFFDGYLARLWSQQSSLGRMLDPIADKLLVAAVLLMLTAVRTIDGVHVVAAVIILLREVLVSGLREYLAELRVSVPVTRLAKWKTTLQMVAIALLIAGAAGDRVMPFTTTAGLVGLWISALLTLYTGYDYLKAGLDHVMEDGGQ comes from the coding sequence ATGCGCCGGCGCGATCAGATCCTGAATTTCCCGAATTTCCTCACATTCGGGCGGATCGCCGCCGTGCCGCTCATCGTCGCCTGCTTCTTCATCGAGGGCGACGGAGCGCGCTGGCTGGCATTGGGCCTGTTCATTGTGGCGGCCATCAGCGATTTCTTCGATGGCTACCTCGCACGGCTGTGGTCGCAGCAATCCTCCCTTGGCCGCATGCTGGATCCGATCGCCGACAAGCTGCTGGTTGCGGCCGTGCTGCTCATGCTGACGGCAGTGCGCACCATCGACGGGGTCCACGTCGTCGCCGCGGTGATCATTTTGCTGCGCGAGGTGCTCGTCTCGGGTCTGCGCGAATATCTCGCTGAGCTGCGCGTCTCGGTGCCGGTCACCCGTTTGGCGAAATGGAAGACGACACTGCAGATGGTGGCCATCGCCCTGCTCATCGCCGGCGCCGCGGGCGACAGGGTAATGCCCTTCACCACCACGGCCGGGCTGGTCGGCCTCTGGATCTCGGCGCTGCTCACGCTCTACACCGGCTATGACTATCTCAAGGCCGGCCTCGACCATGTGATGGAGGACGGCGGCCAATGA
- the moaD gene encoding molybdopterin converting factor subunit 1 — MKVLYFAWVRERVGKAEEELSFPAEVTTVADAIAWLAEKDQNYAHAFGDLRVIRAAVDKSMVPLDTPIKGAREIAFFPPVTGG, encoded by the coding sequence ATGAAAGTGCTCTATTTCGCATGGGTGCGCGAGCGCGTCGGCAAGGCGGAGGAGGAGCTCAGTTTTCCGGCCGAAGTCACCACCGTCGCGGATGCCATTGCATGGTTGGCTGAAAAAGACCAAAATTATGCCCACGCCTTCGGGGATTTGCGGGTGATCCGCGCCGCCGTCGACAAGTCGATGGTACCGCTGGATACGCCAATCAAAGGTGCGAGAGAGATTGCGTTCTTCCCGCCTGTCACTGGCGGGTGA
- a CDS encoding DUF1489 family protein, which yields MPLHLIKLCVGCDSIEDLAQWQAERLRRGEEVGHTTRMFPKRCEEVLAGGSLYWVIRGAIMVRQPIIGLRSLTDGDGIERCRIVLGNQLVPVRPTPRRAFQGWRYLKAEDAPADLANTADADVPDGMRRDLRELGLI from the coding sequence ATGCCTCTTCATCTGATCAAGCTCTGTGTCGGCTGCGACAGCATTGAGGACCTCGCCCAATGGCAGGCCGAGCGCCTGCGGCGCGGCGAGGAGGTCGGCCACACCACCCGGATGTTTCCGAAACGCTGCGAGGAAGTGCTGGCGGGCGGCTCGCTCTACTGGGTCATTCGCGGGGCGATCATGGTGCGGCAGCCGATCATCGGTCTGCGCAGCCTAACCGATGGAGATGGCATCGAGCGCTGCCGGATCGTGCTGGGCAACCAACTCGTTCCGGTGCGGCCGACCCCGCGCCGCGCCTTTCAGGGCTGGCGCTATCTCAAGGCGGAAGATGCGCCCGCCGACCTTGCGAACACGGCCGATGCGGATGTGCCCGACGGCATGCGCCGCGACCTGCGCGAGCTCGGGCTGATCTGA
- a CDS encoding L,D-transpeptidase family protein translates to MVGALCRLGAWPHLWLALFIFGLGGAAAAETTNTRVAAEIQAIIDGGGVSVGIDDNDKRLFDVFTYYQERDYKPLWVRDNGPKSKARDFLDILRAAEEDGLDPRNYLIGEITARMEARDSKTLAALDLLLSRAFIDYGNDLSVGRVVPDQIGKDTHLKPHGPGALTLLDGAEQAEDIGPYVDSLAPPSANYARLKEALALYRDISYRGGWPKIPDGKPLKPGMTDKRVPLLRELLIATADLSASAPDMHELYDGAIIDAMKLFQERHGLTSDGVIGPDTLEALNVPVEDRIRQIVLNMERRRWMPDDTGKFYVFVNLADQYLKVVDGEKTIHDARLVVGKPYSRTPVFTQNMTYVVFNPYWNVPTSIAVNEYLPKLKANPYALASQGFEVLRGGQVVDFGSVPWRSYGRGTFPVMLRQKPGAKNALGQLKFMFPNPYNVYIHDTPAKSLFDRDSRYFSHGCMRVENPVKLAEVILGHDDPSWTPGRIAQQLKVQKNGVAKLKTPVPVYVTYITAWANKDASVHFRKDVYGRDEELLVALRKVGDVVN, encoded by the coding sequence ATGGTCGGGGCACTGTGTCGGCTTGGTGCGTGGCCGCACCTATGGCTGGCGCTGTTCATATTCGGACTCGGCGGGGCGGCCGCGGCCGAAACGACCAATACGCGGGTTGCTGCGGAAATCCAGGCCATCATCGACGGTGGTGGGGTGAGCGTCGGCATTGACGACAACGATAAGCGTCTGTTCGACGTGTTCACCTATTACCAGGAGCGGGATTACAAACCGCTGTGGGTGCGCGACAACGGGCCCAAGTCGAAGGCGCGCGACTTTCTCGACATCCTGCGCGCCGCGGAGGAAGACGGACTTGATCCGCGCAACTACCTGATCGGCGAAATCACCGCCCGCATGGAGGCGAGGGATAGCAAGACACTGGCTGCGCTCGACCTGCTCCTGTCGCGCGCCTTCATCGACTACGGCAACGACCTTAGCGTGGGGCGAGTGGTGCCGGACCAGATCGGCAAGGACACTCATCTCAAGCCGCATGGGCCCGGCGCCTTGACCCTGCTGGACGGCGCCGAGCAGGCGGAGGATATCGGGCCTTACGTGGACAGCCTGGCGCCGCCTTCGGCCAATTATGCCCGCCTGAAGGAGGCACTTGCCCTCTACCGCGACATTTCCTATCGCGGCGGCTGGCCGAAGATCCCGGATGGCAAGCCGCTGAAGCCGGGCATGACCGACAAGCGGGTGCCGCTGCTCCGCGAGCTGCTGATTGCGACTGCGGATCTTTCCGCATCCGCCCCGGACATGCACGAGCTTTATGACGGCGCCATCATCGACGCTATGAAGCTGTTTCAGGAACGGCACGGCCTGACCAGTGACGGGGTGATCGGGCCGGACACCCTCGAGGCCTTGAACGTGCCCGTGGAGGACCGTATCCGGCAGATCGTGCTCAACATGGAGCGGCGCCGCTGGATGCCGGACGATACCGGTAAGTTCTACGTCTTCGTGAACCTGGCGGACCAGTATCTCAAGGTGGTGGACGGGGAGAAAACCATTCACGACGCGCGGCTGGTGGTCGGCAAGCCCTATTCGCGCACGCCGGTATTCACCCAGAACATGACCTATGTGGTGTTCAATCCCTATTGGAACGTGCCAACCAGTATCGCGGTCAACGAATATCTGCCGAAGCTCAAGGCCAACCCTTATGCCCTGGCCAGCCAGGGGTTCGAGGTGCTGCGGGGCGGGCAGGTGGTGGATTTCGGCAGCGTGCCTTGGCGCAGCTATGGGCGCGGCACCTTTCCGGTGATGCTGCGGCAGAAGCCGGGCGCCAAGAACGCGCTGGGGCAGCTCAAGTTCATGTTCCCCAACCCTTACAACGTCTATATCCACGACACGCCGGCCAAGAGCCTGTTTGACAGGGACAGCCGCTATTTCAGCCATGGCTGCATGCGGGTGGAGAACCCGGTCAAGCTCGCGGAGGTGATCCTCGGCCATGACGATCCGAGCTGGACGCCGGGCCGCATCGCGCAGCAGCTGAAGGTCCAGAAAAACGGTGTCGCCAAGCTCAAGACGCCGGTGCCGGTTTATGTGACCTACATCACGGCTTGGGCCAACAAGGACGCTTCCGTGCATTTCCGCAAGGACGTGTATGGCCGCGACGAGGAGCTATTGGTCGCGTTGCGCAAGGTGGGCGATGTGGTCAATTGA
- a CDS encoding branched-chain amino acid aminotransferase codes for MSVLPFDQREGFIWFNGALVPWTEAKLHVLNHGLHYASCVFEGERVYGGEIFKLAEHTDRLFESARILDFEIPYTREQINDACRQVVAAQKFVDGYVRPLAWRGPEMMGVSAQASRVQVAIACWEWPSYFDPAQRLKGIRLDIAEWRRPDPRTAPCKSKAAGLYMICTLAKHAAERKGYADALMLDWRGQVAEATGANIFFVRDGALHTPTPDCFLDGITRRTVIGLAKDRGIKVHERAIMPEEMAGFEQCFIVGTAAEVTPVSEIGPYRFTVGEITRTLMDAYMHAVQPKTVARTAAAE; via the coding sequence ATGAGCGTGTTACCATTCGACCAGCGAGAAGGCTTCATCTGGTTCAATGGCGCGCTGGTACCCTGGACCGAGGCCAAGCTTCACGTACTGAACCACGGACTCCATTACGCGAGCTGCGTGTTCGAGGGCGAGCGTGTCTATGGCGGCGAGATCTTCAAGCTGGCCGAGCACACGGATCGCCTGTTCGAGTCCGCGCGCATCCTGGATTTCGAGATCCCCTATACGCGTGAGCAGATCAACGATGCCTGCCGGCAAGTGGTGGCGGCGCAGAAGTTCGTCGATGGCTATGTGCGGCCGCTGGCCTGGCGCGGGCCGGAGATGATGGGGGTGTCGGCTCAAGCCTCGCGGGTCCAGGTGGCGATCGCCTGCTGGGAATGGCCGTCCTATTTCGACCCGGCGCAGCGGCTGAAAGGCATTCGCCTCGACATCGCCGAGTGGCGTAGGCCGGATCCGCGCACGGCGCCGTGCAAGAGCAAGGCTGCCGGCCTCTACATGATCTGCACTCTTGCCAAGCATGCGGCCGAGCGCAAGGGCTATGCGGACGCGCTGATGCTGGACTGGCGCGGCCAGGTGGCCGAGGCTACGGGCGCCAATATCTTCTTCGTCAGGGATGGCGCGCTGCATACGCCGACGCCGGACTGCTTCCTGGACGGCATCACCCGCCGGACGGTGATCGGGCTGGCCAAGGACCGCGGCATCAAGGTGCATGAGCGGGCGATCATGCCGGAGGAGATGGCGGGCTTCGAGCAGTGCTTCATCGTGGGCACGGCGGCCGAGGTGACGCCGGTGTCGGAGATCGGGCCGTACCGGTTCACGGTCGGCGAGATCACCCGTACGCTGATGGACGCGTATATGCACGCGGTGCAGCCAAAGACTGTGGCCCGGACGGCGGCCGCGGAGTAG
- a CDS encoding MarR family winged helix-turn-helix transcriptional regulator has translation MKLVELLFFAYRDFVSDPDEILRDFGFGRAHHRILHFVGRNPGIRVAELLDILRITKQSLGRVLRELIEKGYVYQEEGKEDRRQRLLYLTEKGNKLRLELLAPQIERIRRAMSAVDDGGSGGEKLLFHLIDPEDRDHVAHLIRPER, from the coding sequence GTGAAGCTGGTCGAGCTTCTGTTCTTCGCCTATCGCGATTTCGTCTCCGACCCGGACGAGATCCTGCGCGACTTTGGTTTCGGCCGTGCCCATCACCGCATCCTGCATTTTGTTGGCCGCAATCCTGGCATCAGGGTGGCCGAGCTGCTCGACATCCTGCGCATCACCAAGCAGAGCCTCGGCCGCGTGCTGCGCGAGCTGATCGAGAAAGGCTATGTTTACCAGGAGGAAGGGAAAGAGGACCGGCGCCAGCGCCTGCTCTATCTCACCGAAAAGGGCAACAAGCTGCGCCTGGAGCTGCTGGCGCCTCAGATCGAGCGCATCCGGCGGGCGATGAGCGCGGTTGACGACGGCGGCTCAGGCGGCGAAAAGTTGCTGTTTCATCTGATCGACCCGGAAGACCGCGACCATGTGGCTCACCTGATCAGGCCGGAGCGGTAG
- a CDS encoding response regulator transcription factor produces the protein MTVRDEAPHILVVDDDRRIRELLKSFLTTNGFRVTAAGNTEEARAAMTSFTFDLLVVDVMMPGESGIDFTRALRANSDVPVLFLSALSESGDRIEGLASGGDDYLPKPFEPRELLLRLRNILRRKIQVAPQRTEITMGTCTFNPQRGEFRRDGQTVKLTTRERDLLRMFAARPGEPISRAELAGGSSGESMRAVDVQINRLRRKIEKDPATPVYLQTVRGSGYILYTD, from the coding sequence ATGACAGTGCGAGACGAAGCGCCCCATATACTCGTCGTCGACGATGATCGGCGCATCCGCGAGTTGCTCAAGTCGTTCCTGACCACGAATGGCTTCCGCGTGACCGCAGCCGGCAACACCGAAGAAGCGCGCGCCGCCATGACGTCCTTCACATTCGATCTCCTGGTGGTGGATGTGATGATGCCGGGCGAGTCGGGCATCGACTTCACCCGCGCCTTGCGCGCCAACTCGGACGTGCCTGTGCTGTTCCTCTCGGCGCTCTCCGAGAGTGGCGACCGCATCGAGGGTTTGGCCAGCGGTGGCGATGATTATCTGCCCAAGCCGTTCGAGCCGCGCGAGCTCCTGCTCCGCCTCCGCAATATCTTGCGGCGAAAGATCCAGGTTGCACCGCAGCGCACCGAGATTACAATGGGGACCTGCACGTTCAACCCGCAGCGGGGTGAATTCAGGCGCGACGGGCAGACCGTCAAATTGACGACACGGGAGCGTGATCTCCTGCGCATGTTCGCAGCACGGCCAGGAGAGCCGATTAGCCGGGCCGAGCTCGCCGGCGGCAGCTCCGGCGAGAGCATGCGCGCCGTCGACGTGCAGATCAACCGGCTGCGGCGGAAGATCGAAAAGGACCCGGCAACCCCCGTCTATCTGCAGACCGTGCGGGGCTCGGGCTACATCCTGTACACGGACTGA